One stretch of Amycolatopsis tolypomycina DNA includes these proteins:
- a CDS encoding IS110 family transposase, with the protein MFAGWDWASGSHDVTVIDQAGTRTDRWALAHAETGIAGTLARLRRHGDPAGLPVAIETTRGLVVDRLLAAGHPVIPIHPNAFNAVRPRWGAARAKSDPGDSFKLADYLRTDGHQLRTLTPTLPETLELQALTRQRADHVEARVAAVNQLAALLDEHWPGGKAVFASLDSDIALAFLDRYPTPADAARLTAGRLEAFCKRHGYSGKRPGSALIERLRTAPAAASRLGRTVITRLVGVQVQLVRSLRVTIRELDAAIAEAVKTHPWAELIAGLPRIGSVNLGQVIGEIGPMLERANGCAQLAAETGAAPVTKESGKHRQVNFRHAVNRRARQALMTFADNSRHDSNWAATIYNNARSRGKRHPHAVRILARAWLRVIWACWRDRTCYDPAIHHTTTKINTVEGLT; encoded by the coding sequence GTGTTCGCGGGATGGGACTGGGCCAGCGGCTCGCACGATGTGACCGTGATCGACCAGGCCGGGACGAGGACCGACCGATGGGCGCTGGCCCACGCCGAAACCGGAATTGCCGGCACCCTGGCCAGGCTGCGCCGCCACGGCGATCCGGCCGGGCTGCCGGTAGCGATCGAGACCACCCGGGGACTGGTCGTGGACCGGCTGCTGGCTGCTGGGCACCCCGTGATTCCCATACACCCCAACGCCTTCAACGCCGTCCGGCCCCGCTGGGGCGCAGCCCGGGCCAAAAGCGACCCCGGCGACTCGTTCAAACTCGCGGACTACCTGCGCACCGACGGCCACCAGCTGCGGACCTTGACACCCACGCTGCCCGAGACACTGGAGCTGCAAGCGCTGACCCGGCAACGCGCCGACCACGTCGAAGCGCGCGTCGCGGCGGTCAACCAGCTCGCTGCGCTGCTGGATGAGCACTGGCCCGGCGGGAAAGCCGTGTTCGCAAGCCTGGACAGTGACATCGCCCTGGCCTTCCTGGACCGCTACCCCACGCCCGCGGACGCGGCCCGCTTGACCGCCGGCCGGCTGGAAGCGTTCTGCAAACGCCACGGCTACTCCGGCAAACGACCCGGCAGTGCGCTGATCGAGCGGCTGCGCACCGCCCCCGCGGCGGCCTCCCGGCTGGGCCGGACTGTGATCACCCGGCTGGTCGGTGTCCAAGTGCAGCTGGTGCGGTCCCTGCGTGTCACCATCCGCGAACTGGATGCCGCCATCGCCGAGGCAGTCAAGACGCATCCCTGGGCCGAACTGATCGCCGGACTGCCCCGGATCGGCTCCGTCAACCTCGGTCAAGTCATCGGTGAGATCGGCCCCATGCTCGAACGCGCCAACGGCTGCGCGCAACTGGCCGCCGAGACCGGTGCGGCACCGGTCACCAAGGAATCCGGGAAACACCGCCAGGTCAACTTCCGGCACGCGGTCAACCGCCGAGCCCGGCAAGCCCTGATGACCTTCGCCGACAACAGCCGGCACGACAGCAACTGGGCCGCCACGATCTACAACAACGCGCGTTCCCGAGGCAAACGCCACCCCCACGCGGTGCGGATCCTGGCCCGCGCCTGGCTGCGCGTCATCTGGGCCTGCTGGCGCGACAGAACCTGCTACGACCCTGCCATCCACCACACCACCACCAAGATCAACACAGTGGAAGGGTTGACTTAG
- a CDS encoding ABC transporter permease, with product MSTPDVRMSPAAAVGLVASREISTRVKSKAYRISTAVTLLLIVAGILVIKLVTGSGGADSTVGYTPATAGLSAPLKSGGQAIGVTIDATAVADEAAGRAKLADGSLDALLTGDGKSVHVQVKKDLDGKLKDVLQVLAQQVAVTQQVAALGGDPARFEAAVASAKFVEDPPLEQPYDYNGQQLVLGIIAGILIYMSLLMNGQIVAQGVVEEKTSRVVELLLSTIKPWQLMAGKVLGIGAVGLIQMVVIGVGGLVAGLAMDVLTISVSAAVGTVVWLIVWYLLGFLMYSIVFAALGALVSRQEDVGGVTTPALMFVIAGYVIGISVLPSDPGNTFVEVLSVIPVFSPTLMPMRLAMGGVPVWEAVVSVGLVVLLIPGLIWFAARIYRNAVMRTGAKVKLRDALRAA from the coding sequence ATGAGCACCCCGGACGTCCGGATGAGCCCGGCGGCGGCGGTCGGCCTGGTCGCCTCCCGCGAGATCAGCACCCGCGTCAAGTCGAAGGCCTACCGGATCAGCACCGCGGTCACGCTGTTGCTGATCGTGGCCGGCATCCTGGTGATCAAGCTGGTCACCGGCAGTGGCGGCGCCGACTCGACCGTCGGCTACACCCCGGCGACCGCCGGGTTGTCGGCGCCGCTGAAGTCGGGTGGCCAGGCGATCGGCGTGACCATCGACGCCACCGCGGTCGCCGACGAGGCCGCTGGGCGCGCCAAGCTGGCCGACGGCTCGCTCGACGCGCTGCTCACCGGCGACGGCAAGAGCGTGCACGTCCAGGTGAAGAAGGACCTCGACGGCAAGCTGAAGGACGTCCTGCAGGTGCTGGCCCAGCAGGTGGCGGTGACCCAGCAGGTCGCCGCGCTGGGCGGTGACCCCGCCCGGTTCGAGGCCGCGGTCGCCTCGGCGAAGTTCGTCGAGGACCCGCCCCTGGAGCAGCCGTACGACTACAACGGCCAGCAGCTCGTGCTGGGCATCATCGCCGGCATCCTCATCTACATGTCCTTGCTGATGAACGGCCAGATCGTCGCGCAGGGCGTCGTCGAGGAGAAGACCTCGCGGGTGGTCGAGCTGCTGCTGTCGACGATCAAGCCGTGGCAGCTGATGGCGGGCAAGGTGCTCGGCATCGGGGCGGTCGGGCTGATCCAGATGGTCGTGATCGGCGTCGGCGGGCTGGTGGCCGGGCTGGCCATGGACGTGCTGACGATCTCCGTCTCGGCCGCCGTGGGCACGGTCGTCTGGCTGATCGTCTGGTACCTGCTCGGGTTCTTGATGTACTCGATCGTGTTCGCCGCGCTCGGGGCGCTGGTCTCGCGGCAGGAAGACGTCGGCGGCGTGACGACGCCGGCGCTGATGTTCGTGATCGCCGGGTACGTGATCGGCATTTCCGTGCTGCCGTCGGATCCGGGCAACACGTTCGTCGAAGTGCTTTCGGTGATTCCGGTGTTCTCGCCGACGCTGATGCCGATGCGGCTGGCGATGGGCGGAGTGCCCGTTTGGGAAGCCGTGGTGTCGGTGGGGCTGGTGGTGCTGTTGATTCCGGGGCTGATCTGGTTCGCCGCGCGGATCTACCGGAACGCCGTGATGCGCACCGGCGCGAAAGTGAAACTCCGCGACGCCCTGCGCGCGGCCTGA
- a CDS encoding mechanosensitive ion channel family protein, with protein MGEQLKDGLGQAWAMVATFVPKLVGFLIILLIGWLIAKAVSKGLALVLGKAGFGKLVERTGLSGKVGQQKIDATGILVKLVYYFILLIALQLAFGVFGPTNPVSQLLNDIIAFLPRIVVALVLVVVAAAIAKVVRDVVASALSGRGAARPLSMAAYWLIMAFGIIAALGQVNIATAITGPVLIAVLATIGGVIVVGFGGGLIKPAQDRWRGWLANMEHQLETPAQRTGEMGTGPAAPRAMAGADSTPTPPVGTPRPQA; from the coding sequence ATGGGCGAGCAACTGAAGGACGGGCTCGGGCAGGCGTGGGCCATGGTGGCCACGTTCGTCCCGAAACTCGTGGGATTCCTGATCATCCTGCTGATCGGCTGGCTGATCGCGAAAGCCGTCTCGAAAGGGCTGGCGCTCGTGCTCGGGAAAGCCGGTTTCGGGAAACTGGTCGAACGGACCGGGCTGAGCGGAAAGGTCGGCCAGCAGAAGATCGACGCGACCGGGATCCTCGTCAAATTGGTCTACTACTTCATTCTGCTCATCGCGCTGCAGCTGGCGTTCGGCGTGTTCGGGCCGACCAACCCGGTGAGCCAGCTGCTCAACGACATCATCGCGTTCCTGCCGCGGATCGTGGTGGCGCTGGTGCTCGTCGTGGTGGCCGCGGCGATCGCGAAGGTGGTGCGGGACGTCGTCGCGTCGGCGTTGTCCGGCCGCGGGGCGGCGCGCCCGCTGTCGATGGCGGCCTACTGGCTGATCATGGCGTTCGGCATCATCGCGGCGCTCGGCCAGGTGAACATCGCGACGGCGATCACCGGCCCGGTGCTGATCGCGGTGCTGGCGACGATCGGCGGCGTGATCGTCGTCGGCTTCGGCGGTGGCCTGATCAAGCCGGCCCAGGACCGCTGGCGCGGCTGGCTGGCGAACATGGAGCACCAGCTGGAGACGCCGGCCCAGCGCACGGGCGAGATGGGCACCGGCCCGGCGGCCCCGCGCGCGATGGCCGGCGCGGACAGCACCCCGACGCCGCCGGTCGGCACCCCGCGCCCGCAGGCCTGA
- a CDS encoding MOSC domain-containing protein, whose amino-acid sequence MGVVAALWRYPVKSMAGERLASAEVGERGFDGDRLYAVRDPDGKFGSGKNTRRFRRMPGLNTFAARYDGDVPVVTLPDGRTARGDADIAAALGRPGVALTKEADVPHHDEAAVHLVTTSSLAWLAERAPGAEIDARRLRPNILLDTGPAPELTEDAWVGERVRIGAVELEVLRKAVRCVMVDLPWDGLPAAPGLLKKITGMTLGVHARVVRGGVLHLGDVRTVGCSAPHTP is encoded by the coding sequence GTGGGGGTCGTCGCGGCGCTGTGGCGCTATCCGGTGAAGTCGATGGCCGGCGAGCGGCTGGCCTCGGCCGAAGTCGGCGAGCGCGGCTTCGACGGCGACCGCCTGTACGCCGTCCGGGATCCCGACGGCAAGTTCGGCAGCGGCAAGAACACCCGCCGCTTCCGGCGGATGCCCGGCCTGAACACCTTCGCCGCGCGCTACGACGGTGACGTCCCGGTGGTGACCCTGCCGGACGGCCGCACGGCCCGGGGCGACGCCGACATCGCGGCTGCGCTCGGCCGCCCCGGCGTCGCACTGACGAAGGAGGCCGACGTCCCGCACCACGACGAGGCCGCCGTCCACCTGGTGACGACGTCGTCGCTGGCCTGGCTGGCCGAACGGGCACCCGGCGCCGAGATCGACGCGCGGCGGCTGCGGCCCAACATCCTGCTCGACACCGGCCCGGCGCCGGAGCTCACCGAAGACGCCTGGGTGGGGGAGCGCGTCCGGATCGGCGCGGTCGAGCTGGAGGTCCTGCGCAAGGCCGTCCGCTGCGTGATGGTCGACCTGCCCTGGGACGGCCTGCCCGCCGCGCCGGGTCTGCTGAAGAAGATCACCGGCATGACCCTCGGCGTGCACGCGCGGGTCGTCCGCGGCGGTGTGCTCCACCTCGGTGACGTCCGAACCGTGGGATGTTCCGCCCCTCACACTCCCTAG
- a CDS encoding nicotinamide mononucleotide transporter family protein encodes MDFLLHHGITVLGQWISIAELAGQVFALAVVFLAQRRTLWTWPVQVGATVLLFAVYVSAHLGGLAARQVAILAISVYGWWAWTRRQDPVFGVVVRKGRLAERLAMIGAFVVGTTVMALVLDALNASWAPWPDAAIFVGTLVAFGAQGLGLVEFWLVWLAVDAIGVPLQISSGLYFSAAIYIVFAGLVVHGWWSWNRSAQRVAARPGVTAASS; translated from the coding sequence GTGGACTTCCTGCTGCACCACGGGATCACCGTGCTCGGCCAGTGGATTTCGATCGCGGAGCTCGCCGGGCAGGTGTTCGCGCTCGCGGTCGTGTTCCTCGCGCAGCGTCGCACCCTGTGGACGTGGCCCGTGCAGGTCGGGGCCACCGTGCTGCTGTTCGCCGTCTACGTCTCCGCGCACCTCGGCGGGCTCGCCGCGCGGCAGGTCGCCATCCTCGCCATCTCCGTCTACGGCTGGTGGGCCTGGACGCGCCGCCAGGACCCGGTGTTCGGCGTCGTCGTCCGCAAGGGCAGGCTCGCCGAACGGCTGGCCATGATCGGCGCCTTCGTCGTCGGCACCACGGTGATGGCGCTGGTCCTCGACGCGCTGAACGCGTCCTGGGCGCCCTGGCCGGACGCCGCCATCTTCGTCGGCACCCTCGTCGCCTTCGGGGCGCAGGGGCTCGGGCTGGTCGAGTTCTGGCTGGTCTGGCTGGCCGTCGACGCGATCGGCGTCCCGCTGCAGATCTCGTCCGGGCTCTACTTCTCCGCCGCGATCTACATCGTGTTCGCCGGGCTCGTCGTGCACGGCTGGTGGAGCTGGAACCGCTCGGCCCAGCGGGTCGCCGCCCGGCCCGGGGTCACGGCAGCATCCAGCTGA
- a CDS encoding L-lactate permease — MFVQDLTPLGSLGLSALVAVLPLATVLVLLGVVRMRAHHAALLGLLVALVVGIAAYGMPVVQAVSGALQGAAFGLWPIMWIVVNALWIYRLTVRTGHFDVLRRSFGRISDDPRIQALIIAFCFGALMEALAGFGAPVAISAVMLVAVGFHPVKAAVVALVANTAPVAFGAMGTPVVTLAQVTGLPLQEVSSIVGRQTPLLALVVPLLLVIIVDGKRGLRDTWLPALVCGVAFGLVQFLASNYVSPQLADIGAALAGAAALVALPHTRRPVPEAVRIGTGGTATAEAPPEDSRNDVVKAYLPYLLIIVIFSIAVLPPVKRLLDKATWKFHWPGLNVAAPNGKPVSGNTFSLPFLNTGGTLVLLAGVITAAILAVKASGAASEWLATVKELRFAILTVTGVLALAYVMNLSGQTTTIGTFIAAAGAGLAFLSPVLGWFGVAVSGSDTSANALFGALQVTAAHQTGLPADLLAAANSSGGVLGKMVSPQNLTIACVAANLPGEEGKLLRKVLPWSIGLLLVMCLIVWGQSTAALSWMLP; from the coding sequence GTGTTCGTCCAGGATCTGACTCCGCTGGGCTCGCTGGGGCTGTCCGCGCTCGTCGCGGTGCTGCCGCTCGCCACCGTCCTCGTCCTGCTGGGCGTCGTCCGGATGCGGGCGCACCACGCCGCCCTCCTCGGGCTGCTCGTCGCGCTCGTCGTCGGGATCGCCGCCTACGGGATGCCGGTCGTGCAGGCCGTCTCCGGGGCGCTGCAGGGCGCCGCGTTCGGGCTGTGGCCGATCATGTGGATCGTCGTCAACGCGCTGTGGATCTACCGGCTCACCGTGCGGACCGGGCACTTCGACGTCCTGCGCCGCTCGTTCGGCCGGATCTCCGACGACCCGCGCATCCAGGCCCTGATCATCGCGTTCTGCTTCGGCGCGCTCATGGAGGCGCTGGCCGGGTTCGGCGCGCCGGTCGCGATCAGTGCCGTGATGCTGGTGGCCGTCGGGTTCCACCCGGTCAAGGCGGCCGTCGTCGCGCTGGTCGCCAACACCGCGCCGGTTGCGTTCGGCGCCATGGGCACCCCGGTCGTCACGCTGGCCCAGGTGACCGGCCTGCCGCTGCAGGAGGTCTCCTCGATCGTCGGGCGCCAGACGCCGTTGCTCGCGCTCGTCGTGCCGCTGCTGCTGGTGATCATCGTCGACGGCAAGCGCGGCCTGCGCGACACCTGGCTGCCCGCGCTCGTCTGCGGTGTCGCGTTCGGGCTCGTGCAGTTCCTCGCCTCGAACTACGTCTCACCGCAGCTGGCCGACATCGGCGCCGCGCTGGCCGGCGCGGCCGCGCTCGTGGCGCTCCCCCACACCCGCCGCCCGGTGCCCGAAGCCGTCCGGATCGGCACCGGCGGGACGGCGACGGCCGAAGCGCCGCCGGAGGACTCTCGCAACGACGTCGTCAAGGCGTACCTGCCGTACCTGCTCATCATCGTGATCTTCTCGATCGCCGTGCTGCCGCCGGTCAAGCGGCTGCTGGACAAGGCGACCTGGAAGTTCCACTGGCCCGGCCTGAACGTCGCCGCGCCGAACGGGAAACCGGTCTCCGGCAACACGTTCTCGCTGCCGTTCCTCAACACCGGCGGCACGCTGGTGCTGCTGGCCGGCGTCATCACCGCGGCGATCCTGGCGGTGAAGGCGAGCGGCGCCGCGAGCGAGTGGCTGGCGACGGTCAAGGAGCTGCGGTTCGCGATCCTCACCGTCACCGGCGTGCTCGCGCTGGCGTACGTGATGAACCTGTCCGGCCAGACGACCACGATCGGCACGTTCATCGCCGCCGCGGGCGCCGGGCTGGCGTTCCTCTCCCCGGTGCTGGGCTGGTTCGGCGTCGCCGTCTCGGGGTCCGACACCTCGGCCAACGCGCTGTTCGGCGCCCTGCAGGTGACGGCGGCGCACCAGACCGGCCTGCCCGCGGACCTGCTGGCCGCGGCGAACAGCTCCGGCGGCGTCCTCGGCAAGATGGTCTCGCCGCAGAACCTCACCATCGCCTGCGTGGCGGCGAACCTGCCCGGCGAGGAGGGGAAGCTGCTGCGGAAGGTCCTGCCGTGGAGCATCGGGCTGCTGCTGGTGATGTGCCTGATCGTGTGGGGTCAGAGCACCGCGGCGCTCAGCTGGATGCTGCCGTGA
- a CDS encoding SDR family NAD(P)-dependent oxidoreductase, which yields MFITGRRKEVLDDAVAEIGGSVTAVRADSANLADLDELYRAVAERGRGLDVVVANSGGGSFAPFGEITEEQFDTTFATNVKAALRSTGCR from the coding sequence GTGTTCATCACCGGCCGCCGCAAGGAGGTCCTCGACGACGCCGTCGCCGAGATCGGCGGCAGCGTGACGGCGGTCCGGGCGGACTCGGCGAACCTGGCCGACCTCGACGAGCTCTACCGCGCGGTGGCCGAGCGCGGCCGCGGGCTGGACGTCGTCGTGGCCAACTCTGGCGGCGGGAGCTTCGCGCCGTTCGGCGAGATCACCGAGGAGCAGTTCGACACCACGTTCGCCACGAACGTCAAGGCCGCTCTTCGGTCCACCGGCTGCCGGTAG
- a CDS encoding alpha-hydroxy acid oxidase has product MTKRRLPKPSELQQILRPKPIVLNPTDRRLANAHTIADLRMIARKRTPRAAFDYTDGAAELEDSLRRARQAYRRIEFHPNVLRGVSDVDTSREILGKTSALPFAFAPTGFTRMMNHEGEAAVGRVAQRNGIPMGLSTMATTSIEDLAAAAPDARKWFQLYVWRDHGAGEDLMNRAWAAGYDTLMLTVDTPVGGARLRDVRNGLTIPPALTLKTFLDGALHPAWWFNLLTTEPLTFASLNHFDGTVAELLNKLFDPTLNYDDLDWVRRTWPGKLVVKGVQNVEDARDVVKHGADAVLLSNHGGRQLDRAPTPLELLPAVLDEIQGGAEVWIDTGILSGGDIVAAIARGADAVLIGRAFLYGLMAGGERGVQRCVDILRTEMVRTMQLLGVRTLADLKPSHATLR; this is encoded by the coding sequence GTGACGAAGCGCCGGTTGCCGAAGCCGAGCGAGCTGCAGCAGATCCTGCGGCCGAAGCCGATCGTGCTGAACCCGACGGACCGGCGGCTGGCGAACGCCCACACCATCGCCGACCTGCGGATGATCGCGCGCAAGCGCACCCCGCGGGCGGCGTTCGACTACACCGACGGCGCGGCCGAGCTCGAAGACAGCCTCCGCCGCGCCCGGCAGGCCTACCGCCGCATCGAATTCCACCCGAACGTGCTACGCGGAGTGTCCGATGTGGACACCTCGCGCGAGATCCTCGGCAAGACGTCGGCACTGCCGTTCGCCTTCGCCCCCACCGGTTTCACCCGGATGATGAACCACGAGGGCGAGGCCGCCGTCGGCCGCGTCGCCCAGCGCAACGGCATCCCGATGGGCCTGTCCACGATGGCGACGACGTCGATCGAGGACCTCGCCGCGGCGGCGCCGGACGCGCGCAAGTGGTTCCAGCTGTACGTCTGGCGCGACCACGGCGCCGGCGAAGATCTGATGAATCGCGCGTGGGCGGCGGGCTACGACACGCTGATGCTGACCGTGGACACCCCGGTCGGCGGCGCGCGGCTGCGCGACGTCCGCAACGGCCTGACCATCCCGCCGGCGCTGACCCTCAAGACGTTCCTCGACGGCGCGCTGCACCCCGCGTGGTGGTTCAACCTGCTCACCACCGAGCCGCTGACGTTCGCGTCGCTCAACCACTTCGACGGCACCGTCGCCGAGCTGCTCAACAAGCTGTTCGACCCGACGCTGAACTACGACGACCTCGACTGGGTCCGCCGCACCTGGCCCGGCAAGCTCGTGGTCAAGGGCGTGCAGAACGTCGAGGACGCGCGCGACGTCGTCAAGCACGGCGCCGACGCGGTGCTGCTGTCCAACCACGGCGGCCGCCAGCTCGACCGCGCCCCGACACCCTTGGAGCTGCTCCCGGCGGTGCTCGACGAGATCCAGGGCGGCGCGGAGGTCTGGATCGACACCGGCATCCTGTCCGGCGGCGACATCGTGGCGGCGATCGCCCGCGGCGCCGACGCCGTGCTGATCGGCCGCGCGTTCCTGTACGGCCTGATGGCCGGCGGCGAGCGCGGCGTCCAGCGCTGCGTCGACATCCTGCGCACCGAGATGGTCCGCACGATGCAGCTGCTGGGCGTCCGCACCCTCGCCGACCTGAAGCCCTCTCACGCGACCCTGCGTTAG
- the aceE gene encoding pyruvate dehydrogenase (acetyl-transferring), homodimeric type has translation MAPQNDGASGKETPARVRVIRDGLAAHLPDIDPEETAEWLDSFDEALARGGQQRARYLMLRILERARERNVGVPALTSTDYVNTIPTENEPWFPGDEDIERRYRAWIRWNAAIMVHRAQRPGVGVGGHISTYASSAALYEVGFNHFFRGKDHSGGGDQIYIQGHASPGIYARAFLEGRLSESQLDGFRQEFSHAGEGGGLPSYPHPRLMPEFWENPTVSMGLGPMNAIYQARFNRYLRDRGIKNTDDQHVWAFLGDGEMDEAESRGLIHVAAGEGLDNLTFVINCNLQRLDGPVRGNGKIIQELESYFRGAGWNVIKVIWGREWDSLLHADRDGALVNLMNVTPDGDYQTYKANDGAFVREHFFGRDPRTKDLVKDLSDADIWNLKRGGHDYRKVYAAYKAALEHHGQPTVILAHTIKGYGLGPAFEGRNATHQMKKLTLDDLKLFRDSQRIPISDEELERDPKLPPYYHPGANSPEIEYMIGRRKALGGFLPERRPKAAKALVLPGDKVYEGIRKGSGKQEVATTMAFVRLVRELAKDSEIGKRVVPIIPDEARTFGLDSMFPTAKIYNPHGQTYTSVDASLMLAYKESEKGQLLHEGINEAGSTASFTAVGTSYATHGEPMIPIYIFYSMFGFQRTGDGLYAAADQMARGFVLGATAGRTTLTGEGLQHADGHSLLLAATNPAAVAYDPAWSFEIAHIIKDGLRRMYGETGPDGNGENVFYYMTIYNEPYQQPAEPENLDVDGLLKGLYKYADAPEGEGPEVQILVSGVTMPDALKAQQKLAEEWGVRAAVWSATSWTELRREAVEIDHDNLLYPGSEPRVPYVTEALKGANGPVVAVSDWMRAVPDLIRPYVPTDMLTLGTDGFGFSDTRPAARRKFLVDAESITVGALSILAKRGEVDQAKVLEAATKYRLDDIAAAGPQTSDSGNA, from the coding sequence TTGGCCCCGCAGAACGACGGCGCCTCCGGCAAGGAGACCCCGGCACGCGTACGCGTCATCCGTGACGGACTGGCGGCGCACCTGCCCGACATCGACCCGGAGGAGACCGCCGAGTGGCTGGACTCCTTCGACGAGGCCCTGGCAAGGGGCGGGCAGCAGCGAGCCCGGTACCTGATGCTGCGCATCCTCGAGCGGGCCCGGGAGCGGAACGTCGGCGTCCCGGCCCTGACCTCGACGGACTACGTCAACACCATCCCCACCGAGAACGAGCCGTGGTTCCCCGGCGACGAGGACATCGAGCGCCGCTACCGCGCCTGGATCCGCTGGAACGCGGCGATCATGGTGCACCGCGCGCAGCGTCCCGGCGTGGGCGTCGGCGGCCACATCTCGACCTACGCCTCCTCGGCCGCGCTCTACGAGGTGGGCTTCAACCACTTCTTCCGCGGCAAGGACCACTCCGGCGGCGGCGACCAGATCTACATCCAGGGCCACGCCTCCCCCGGCATCTACGCCCGCGCGTTCCTCGAGGGACGCCTGTCCGAGTCGCAGCTCGACGGTTTCCGCCAGGAGTTCAGCCACGCGGGTGAGGGCGGCGGCCTGCCGTCGTACCCGCACCCGCGGCTGATGCCGGAGTTCTGGGAGAACCCGACGGTGTCGATGGGCCTCGGCCCGATGAACGCCATCTACCAGGCCCGGTTCAACCGCTACCTGCGCGACCGCGGCATCAAGAACACCGACGACCAGCACGTCTGGGCGTTCCTCGGCGACGGCGAGATGGACGAGGCCGAGTCGCGGGGCCTCATCCACGTGGCCGCCGGCGAGGGCCTCGACAACCTGACCTTCGTGATCAACTGCAACCTGCAGCGGCTCGACGGCCCGGTGCGCGGCAACGGCAAGATCATCCAGGAGCTGGAGTCGTACTTCCGCGGCGCCGGCTGGAACGTCATCAAGGTGATCTGGGGCCGCGAGTGGGACTCGCTGCTGCACGCCGACCGCGACGGCGCGCTGGTCAACCTGATGAACGTCACCCCGGACGGTGACTACCAGACGTACAAGGCCAACGACGGCGCCTTCGTCCGCGAGCACTTCTTCGGCCGCGACCCGCGGACGAAGGACCTGGTCAAGGACCTCTCCGACGCCGACATCTGGAACCTCAAGCGCGGCGGCCACGACTACCGCAAGGTGTACGCGGCGTACAAGGCGGCGCTGGAGCACCACGGCCAGCCGACGGTGATCCTGGCCCACACGATCAAGGGCTACGGCCTGGGCCCGGCGTTCGAGGGCCGCAACGCCACGCACCAGATGAAGAAGCTCACCCTCGACGACCTGAAGCTGTTCCGCGACTCGCAGCGGATCCCGATCAGCGACGAAGAGCTCGAGCGCGACCCGAAGCTGCCGCCGTACTACCACCCGGGCGCGAACTCGCCCGAGATCGAGTACATGATCGGCCGCCGCAAGGCGCTGGGCGGCTTCCTGCCGGAACGCCGTCCGAAGGCCGCCAAGGCGCTGGTCCTGCCCGGCGACAAGGTCTACGAGGGCATCCGGAAGGGCTCCGGCAAGCAGGAGGTCGCCACCACGATGGCGTTCGTCCGGCTGGTCCGCGAGCTGGCGAAGGACTCCGAGATCGGCAAGCGCGTCGTCCCGATCATCCCGGACGAGGCCCGCACCTTCGGCCTCGACTCGATGTTCCCGACGGCGAAGATCTACAACCCGCACGGCCAGACGTACACGTCGGTCGACGCGAGCCTGATGCTGGCCTACAAGGAGTCCGAGAAGGGCCAGCTGCTGCACGAGGGCATCAACGAGGCCGGCTCGACGGCGTCGTTCACCGCCGTCGGCACGTCGTACGCGACGCACGGCGAGCCGATGATCCCGATCTACATCTTCTACTCGATGTTCGGGTTCCAGCGGACCGGTGACGGCCTGTACGCCGCCGCCGACCAGATGGCCCGCGGGTTCGTCCTCGGCGCCACCGCCGGCCGGACCACCCTGACGGGTGAGGGCCTGCAGCACGCGGACGGGCACTCGCTGCTGCTGGCGGCGACCAACCCGGCCGCGGTCGCCTACGACCCGGCGTGGTCGTTCGAGATCGCGCACATCATCAAGGACGGCCTGCGCCGGATGTACGGCGAGACCGGCCCGGACGGCAACGGCGAGAACGTCTTCTACTACATGACGATCTACAACGAGCCGTACCAGCAGCCCGCCGAGCCGGAGAACCTCGACGTCGACGGCCTGCTGAAGGGTCTGTACAAGTACGCCGACGCCCCCGAGGGCGAAGGGCCCGAGGTGCAGATCCTGGTCTCGGGCGTCACGATGCCGGACGCGCTCAAGGCGCAGCAGAAGCTGGCCGAGGAGTGGGGCGTGCGGGCCGCGGTGTGGTCGGCCACGTCGTGGACGGAGCTGCGGCGCGAAGCCGTCGAGATCGACCACGACAACCTGCTCTACCCGGGCAGCGAGCCGCGCGTGCCGTACGTCACCGAGGCGCTCAAGGGCGCCAACGGGCCGGTCGTGGCGGTGTCGGACTGGATGCGCGCGGTGCCGGACCTGATCCGCCCGTACGTCCCGACCGACATGCTGACGCTGGGCACGGACGGCTTCGGCTTCTCCGACACCCGGCCGGCGGCGCGGCGGAAGTTCCTGGTCGACGCCGAGTCGATCACGGTCGGGGCGCTGTCGATCCTCGCCAAGCGCGGCGAGGTCGACCAGGCGAAGGTGCTCGAAGCGGCCACGAAGTACCGGCTCGACGACATCGCGGCCGCCGGGCCGCAGACGTCGGATTCCGGGAACGCGTGA